Proteins from one Prauserella marina genomic window:
- a CDS encoding replication protein RepA — protein MQLRERDDSGDSLAFNPGPLTMAFLPYRQPKAGTEIWVRRNGAFWLTVRPGVRLGPNGETGSYGYPFGVIPRALLMWVTAEALRTKSPKIELGSSLSDFVVKLLGQRATGGRNGTRTRVKEQATRLFNAEINYQWMGNNDQRQAGVSLRIAKAWALDLGDAAMGQESLFPSYVQLSSDFYDEIVESPVPLNLEVVRLLGSAAEIDLYAWLTYKMFNLQRTGKSFTHKWDDIGEQFGYQFSKTPKGRYKLKENITTALRNVLLVYPEANVEITPAGLLLRPGLTSVPTKATRELRAQ, from the coding sequence ATGCAGCTGCGGGAACGCGACGACAGCGGCGACTCCCTGGCCTTCAATCCCGGCCCGTTGACCATGGCGTTCCTGCCGTATCGGCAGCCCAAAGCCGGCACCGAGATCTGGGTGCGGCGCAACGGGGCGTTCTGGCTTACCGTGCGTCCGGGCGTACGCCTTGGCCCCAACGGGGAAACCGGCAGCTACGGCTACCCGTTCGGGGTCATCCCTCGGGCGCTGCTCATGTGGGTCACCGCCGAGGCCCTGCGCACGAAGAGCCCGAAGATCGAGTTGGGCTCGTCGCTGTCCGACTTCGTCGTGAAGCTGCTGGGCCAGCGGGCCACCGGCGGCCGCAACGGCACGCGCACGCGGGTCAAGGAGCAGGCGACGCGGCTGTTCAACGCCGAGATCAACTACCAGTGGATGGGCAACAACGATCAGCGCCAGGCGGGCGTGAGTCTGAGGATCGCCAAGGCGTGGGCCCTGGACCTCGGCGACGCCGCGATGGGGCAGGAATCGCTGTTCCCGTCGTATGTCCAGCTCAGCAGCGACTTCTACGACGAGATCGTCGAGAGTCCGGTGCCGCTGAATCTCGAAGTCGTGCGGCTGCTGGGATCGGCCGCCGAGATCGACCTCTACGCTTGGCTGACCTACAAGATGTTCAACCTCCAGCGGACCGGGAAGTCCTTCACGCACAAGTGGGACGACATCGGCGAGCAGTTCGGCTACCAGTTCTCGAAGACCCCCAAAGGCCGGTACAAGCTCAAGGAGAACATCACTACCGCGCTGCGCAATGTGTTGCTGGTCTACCCGGAAGCCAATGTCGAGATCACCCCGGCGGGGTTGCTGCTGCGTCCGGGGCTGACTTCCGTGCCGACGAAAGCCACCCGCGAGCTGCGCGCCCAGTAG
- a CDS encoding tyrosine-type recombinase/integrase, which translates to MTELELRPAAAVLAPAPAGEVSLPAAVRAVIDPPRPGERYHVRGLTDLWIHEIGKDSAHTQRSYTYALAQWLDYCLRAQVNPLHARRADVDDWIAHLNSSNPDTINARLAAVRSWYSYLISNDLDVRDPVAHVKRPKRQRKKSKTSYLDEGELNALLTEADRRMEGAKKAGGLALEVTARDVAVLRTLFTTAVRSGAVQLATVADVRLVEDGHRVLRYHGKGDGGETTERLKPLVPYAAVAVDFYLELVADRLGVLVDQRDGLAFITTPYQGRPGGRGLRSDALRDMIRGIAVAAGITAAKADKLTPHSLRHTAATLLGKAKTLSEVQDFLDHADPRTTRTYLHTDESLNSSLAYSTMSFIHEPPVQAA; encoded by the coding sequence GTGACCGAGCTCGAGCTGCGCCCCGCCGCGGCGGTCCTGGCGCCCGCCCCAGCCGGCGAAGTCAGCCTCCCGGCCGCGGTCCGGGCCGTGATCGACCCGCCGAGGCCCGGCGAGCGCTACCACGTGCGGGGCCTGACCGACCTGTGGATACACGAGATCGGCAAGGACTCGGCGCACACCCAGCGCTCCTACACCTACGCGCTGGCCCAGTGGCTGGACTACTGCCTGCGCGCCCAGGTCAACCCGCTGCACGCCCGCCGCGCCGACGTCGACGACTGGATCGCCCACCTGAACAGCAGCAACCCCGACACGATCAACGCGCGGCTCGCCGCGGTGCGCAGTTGGTACAGCTACCTGATCAGCAACGACCTCGACGTCCGCGACCCGGTCGCCCACGTCAAACGGCCCAAGCGGCAGCGCAAGAAGTCCAAGACCTCCTACCTTGACGAGGGTGAGCTCAATGCACTGCTGACCGAGGCGGACCGGCGCATGGAGGGGGCCAAGAAGGCAGGCGGGCTTGCGCTGGAGGTCACCGCCCGCGACGTCGCGGTGCTGCGCACCCTCTTCACCACCGCTGTGCGGTCCGGGGCGGTGCAACTGGCCACGGTCGCTGACGTCCGCCTGGTCGAGGACGGGCACCGCGTGCTCCGCTACCACGGCAAGGGCGACGGCGGGGAGACCACCGAGCGGCTGAAGCCGCTGGTCCCGTACGCGGCCGTCGCCGTCGACTTCTACCTCGAGCTGGTCGCGGACCGCCTCGGTGTGCTGGTCGACCAGCGTGACGGCCTGGCCTTCATCACCACGCCCTACCAGGGCCGCCCCGGCGGCCGCGGGCTCCGGTCCGATGCGCTGCGCGACATGATCCGCGGGATAGCCGTCGCTGCGGGCATCACCGCAGCCAAGGCCGACAAACTCACCCCGCACTCGTTGCGGCACACGGCCGCCACCCTGCTCGGGAAGGCAAAAACTCTGTCCGAGGTGCAGGACTTCCTCGACCACGCCGACCCGCGGACCACCCGCACCTACTTGCACACCGACGAGTCGCTGAACTCTTCGCTGGCGTACAGCACGATGTCGTTCATCCACGAACCGCCTGTTCAGGCTGCCTGA